In Luteitalea sp. TBR-22, one genomic interval encodes:
- a CDS encoding biotin--[acetyl-CoA-carboxylase] ligase produces MSASLDAWLEAVRAGVERAATHGDAFARHVSVRATTGSTNDDVARAAAEGAPEGYTVIAAEQTAGRGRRGAAWHSPAAHGLYVSTLLRPDRWPAMRQDPASPASSLVTLMAGVAVVEAVRDVCDVPVELKWPNDVMVRGEAGSGKRDSGTGESAFAPPASAGHGGPPQGAGPRWRKLAGILAEGSSDGGVLRSVVLGIGINVRPAEAPPDVAARMITLEELAGPLAGGSLAMASQVVEALLGRLAAGTMALAAGDVARVREAWLAAAPSVDGTPVRWHHHGVTHSGRARGIDDAGALRVQVAASAEVLVHGGDVEWLLEGARS; encoded by the coding sequence GTGAGCGCGTCCCTCGACGCCTGGCTGGAGGCGGTGCGTGCAGGCGTCGAGCGCGCTGCCACGCATGGCGACGCCTTCGCGCGGCACGTGTCGGTGCGGGCCACCACCGGTTCCACCAACGACGACGTGGCGCGCGCCGCCGCAGAAGGCGCGCCGGAGGGCTACACCGTGATTGCCGCGGAGCAGACTGCCGGCCGTGGCCGTCGCGGCGCCGCTTGGCATTCGCCCGCGGCGCACGGCCTCTACGTGTCGACGTTGCTGCGTCCGGACCGTTGGCCTGCCATGCGCCAGGACCCGGCCTCGCCGGCCTCGTCGCTCGTCACGCTGATGGCCGGCGTCGCCGTGGTCGAAGCGGTGCGCGACGTCTGCGACGTCCCGGTCGAACTGAAGTGGCCCAACGACGTCATGGTCAGGGGAGAAGCGGGAAGCGGGAAGCGGGATTCGGGAACAGGGGAGTCCGCCTTCGCGCCTCCCGCTTCGGCCGGACACGGCGGGCCCCCTCAGGGCGCCGGCCCTCGGTGGCGCAAGCTCGCGGGCATCCTCGCCGAGGGTTCCAGCGACGGCGGCGTGCTGCGGAGCGTGGTGCTCGGCATCGGCATCAACGTGCGTCCGGCCGAGGCGCCGCCCGACGTCGCGGCGCGGATGATCACCCTCGAGGAGCTTGCCGGTCCGCTGGCGGGTGGTTCGCTCGCCATGGCGAGCCAGGTGGTGGAGGCGCTGCTGGGGCGGCTCGCGGCCGGCACGATGGCACTGGCCGCCGGCGACGTGGCGCGGGTGCGCGAGGCCTGGCTGGCCGCCGCGCCGAGCGTCGACGGCACGCCAGTCCGCTGGCATCATCACGGCGTGACGCACAGTGGCCGCGCCCGCGGGATCGACGACGCCGGTGCCCTCCGCGTGCAGGTCGCGGCATCGGCCGAGGTGCTCGTGCACGGCGGCGACGTCGAGTGGTTGCTGGAGGGCGCGCGATCATGA
- the nadC gene encoding carboxylating nicotinate-nucleotide diphosphorylase gives MTSPPVPLDRALYRELVRRALAEDLGWGDATTEGTIEEHQRGVGRLLAKQDCVIAGLDVAEETFLQLDPASTMVRHHDDGAWCPAGTLVAEVTGRARALLTAERTALNYLQRMSGIATVTRRYVEAAAGSSLTILDTRKTTPTLRVLEKYAVRAGGGTNHRFALDDGILIKDNHIALAGGVAVALQRMRDAGLDMSIEVEVRTLEELDVALGAGATRILADNMDLATLAEAVRRARGRAQIEVSGGVTLDRIPAIAATGADFVSVGALTHSAPAVDLSFKIAPAP, from the coding sequence GTGACGTCGCCTCCGGTGCCCCTCGATCGCGCGCTCTACCGCGAACTCGTGCGCCGCGCCCTGGCCGAGGACCTCGGTTGGGGCGATGCGACCACCGAGGGGACCATCGAGGAGCACCAGCGTGGCGTCGGTCGGTTGCTGGCCAAGCAGGACTGCGTGATCGCCGGGCTCGACGTCGCCGAGGAGACGTTCCTGCAGCTCGATCCCGCGTCGACGATGGTCCGTCACCACGACGACGGGGCCTGGTGTCCCGCCGGTACGCTGGTGGCCGAGGTCACCGGACGGGCGCGCGCGCTGCTCACCGCCGAGCGGACGGCCCTCAACTACCTGCAGCGCATGTCCGGCATCGCCACCGTGACGCGCCGCTACGTGGAAGCCGCCGCCGGCTCCTCGCTCACCATCCTCGACACGCGCAAGACGACGCCGACGCTGCGCGTGCTGGAGAAGTACGCCGTCCGGGCGGGCGGCGGCACGAACCATCGCTTCGCACTCGACGACGGCATCCTGATCAAGGACAACCACATCGCCCTGGCCGGTGGTGTCGCCGTGGCGTTGCAGCGGATGCGCGACGCAGGCCTCGACATGAGCATCGAAGTCGAGGTGCGCACGCTCGAGGAACTCGACGTCGCCCTCGGCGCAGGCGCCACGCGCATCCTGGCCGACAACATGGACCTCGCGACGCTTGCCGAGGCGGTGCGCCGCGCCAGGGGGCGCGCCCAGATCGAGGTGTCGGGCGGCGTCACCCTGGATCGCATCCCGGCGATCGCGGCGACGGGCGCCGACTTCGTGTCGGTCGGCGCGCTGACCCACTCGGCGCCTGCGGTCGACCTCAGCTTCAAGATCGCGCCCGCCCCGTGA
- the valS gene encoding valine--tRNA ligase produces the protein MSEASSPSYRVPEKPALEGLEAKWQARWEAEGVYRFDRTRPREEVYAIDTPPPTVSGSLHVGHVFSYTHTDAIARYKRMRGFAVCYPMGWDDNGLPTERRVQNYYGVRCDPSLPYEPAFEPPATPGKQPISVSRPNFIELCTRLTEEDEKAFEHLWRYLGLSVDWSMTYATIGKRAQKISQLAFLRLLEKGQAYQLEAPTLWDVDFRTAVAQAELEDRQMPGAYHKIRFARADGQGFVEIDTTRPELIPACVALVAHPDDARYQPLFGTEVISPLFGVKVPIRPHHLADPEKGTGIAMICTFGDLTDVIWWRELNLPVRSIIEANGTLRPIVFGSEQWPSVDVARAEAAYAPLVGRGASQARTRLVEQLKESGDLIGEPRPITHAVKFFEKGDRPLEIVTSRQWFIRTMPHRDALIARGRELEWHPSYMRARFENWVEGLNGDWCISRQRFFGVPFPVWYPIAPDGTVRYDQPILPSEAQLPMDPSTDVPPGYDAAQRGVPGGFVGDPDVMDTWATSSLTPQIVAQWGDDEDFFGRVFPLDLRPQAHDIIRTWLFSTVLRAHLGHDVLPWKHAAISGWVLDPDRKKMSKSKGNVVTPMGLLEEHGSDAVRYWAASGRPGADTAFDTGQMRVGRRLAMKLLNAAKFALARTEPTGAITAAVDRGLLTRLAALVGEATQDLEDYNYTRALERSEQFFWDFCDNYLELVKARRYGDLGTEGQASANAAMLVVLDTLLRLFAPFLPYVTEEVWSWWKEGSVHRAAWPSADGVLASLGGAGDAAGEEALAMASWALGEIRRTKSEAKKPLRTPVVDFHVTAPAADLAAFEAARTDVAASGFVQQVRTSEGEARTATVELGELEPSPKEVGA, from the coding sequence ATGTCCGAGGCGTCGTCCCCGTCCTACCGTGTTCCCGAGAAGCCGGCCCTCGAGGGCCTCGAAGCGAAATGGCAAGCCCGGTGGGAGGCGGAAGGCGTCTACCGGTTCGACCGGACGCGCCCGCGCGAGGAGGTCTACGCCATCGACACGCCGCCCCCGACGGTCAGCGGCTCGCTGCACGTGGGGCACGTCTTCTCCTACACGCACACCGACGCCATCGCCCGCTACAAGCGGATGCGGGGCTTCGCCGTCTGCTACCCGATGGGCTGGGACGACAACGGCCTGCCCACCGAGCGTCGCGTCCAGAACTACTACGGCGTGCGCTGCGATCCGTCGCTGCCGTACGAGCCCGCCTTCGAGCCGCCGGCCACGCCGGGCAAGCAGCCGATCTCGGTGTCGCGGCCGAACTTCATCGAGCTCTGCACGCGCCTGACCGAAGAGGACGAGAAGGCCTTCGAGCACCTCTGGAGGTACCTCGGCCTGTCGGTGGACTGGTCGATGACCTACGCGACCATCGGCAAGCGGGCGCAGAAGATCTCGCAGCTGGCGTTCCTCCGCCTGCTCGAGAAGGGCCAGGCCTACCAGCTCGAGGCGCCGACGCTGTGGGACGTGGACTTCCGCACCGCCGTCGCGCAGGCCGAGCTCGAGGACCGGCAGATGCCCGGCGCGTACCACAAGATCCGGTTCGCGCGCGCCGACGGCCAGGGCTTCGTCGAGATCGACACGACCCGCCCGGAGCTGATCCCCGCCTGCGTCGCCCTCGTCGCGCATCCCGACGACGCCCGCTACCAGCCGCTGTTCGGCACCGAGGTGATCTCGCCGCTGTTCGGCGTCAAGGTGCCGATTCGGCCGCACCATCTCGCCGATCCCGAGAAGGGCACCGGCATCGCGATGATCTGCACGTTCGGCGACCTCACCGACGTGATCTGGTGGCGTGAGCTGAACCTGCCGGTGCGCTCGATCATCGAGGCCAACGGCACGCTGCGCCCGATTGTCTTCGGCAGCGAGCAGTGGCCGTCGGTGGACGTGGCGCGCGCCGAGGCCGCGTATGCGCCGCTGGTGGGGCGTGGCGCGTCGCAGGCCCGGACGCGGCTGGTCGAGCAGCTCAAGGAGTCGGGCGACCTGATCGGCGAGCCGCGGCCGATCACGCACGCGGTGAAGTTCTTCGAGAAGGGCGATCGCCCGCTCGAGATCGTCACGAGCCGACAGTGGTTCATCCGCACGATGCCGCACCGCGACGCGCTCATCGCGCGCGGCCGCGAGCTCGAGTGGCACCCGTCCTACATGCGGGCGCGCTTCGAGAACTGGGTCGAGGGCCTGAACGGCGACTGGTGCATCTCGCGGCAGCGCTTCTTCGGCGTGCCGTTCCCCGTGTGGTACCCGATCGCGCCGGACGGCACGGTGCGCTACGACCAGCCGATCCTGCCCTCCGAGGCACAGCTGCCGATGGACCCGTCGACCGACGTGCCGCCCGGCTACGACGCCGCGCAGCGTGGCGTGCCGGGCGGCTTCGTGGGCGACCCCGACGTGATGGACACGTGGGCGACGTCCTCGCTGACGCCGCAGATCGTGGCGCAGTGGGGCGACGACGAGGACTTCTTCGGGCGCGTGTTCCCGCTGGACCTGCGCCCGCAGGCCCACGACATCATCCGCACGTGGCTCTTCTCGACGGTGCTGCGCGCCCACCTCGGCCACGACGTGCTGCCCTGGAAGCACGCGGCGATCTCCGGCTGGGTGCTCGATCCCGACCGCAAGAAGATGTCCAAGTCGAAGGGCAACGTGGTGACGCCGATGGGCCTGCTCGAGGAGCACGGCTCCGACGCGGTGCGTTACTGGGCGGCCAGCGGCCGGCCGGGCGCCGACACGGCCTTCGACACGGGCCAGATGCGGGTCGGCCGTCGGCTCGCCATGAAGCTGCTCAACGCGGCCAAGTTCGCGCTGGCCCGCACCGAGCCGACCGGTGCCATCACCGCGGCGGTCGATCGCGGCCTGCTGACGCGCCTGGCGGCGCTGGTCGGCGAGGCCACGCAGGACCTCGAGGACTACAACTACACGCGGGCCCTCGAGCGCTCCGAGCAGTTCTTCTGGGACTTCTGCGACAACTATCTCGAGCTCGTGAAGGCGCGCCGCTATGGCGACCTCGGCACCGAGGGCCAGGCGTCGGCCAACGCCGCCATGCTCGTGGTGCTCGACACGCTGCTGCGGCTGTTCGCGCCGTTCCTGCCCTACGTCACCGAGGAAGTGTGGTCGTGGTGGAAGGAGGGGTCGGTGCATCGCGCGGCGTGGCCCTCGGCCGACGGCGTGCTGGCGTCGCTCGGCGGGGCGGGCGACGCGGCCGGCGAGGAGGCCCTCGCGATGGCATCCTGGGCGCTCGGCGAGATCCGCCGCACCAAGTCCGAGGCGAAGAAGCCGCTCCGCACGCCCGTGGTGGACTTCCACGTCACGGCGCCGGCGGCCGATCTGGCGGCCTTCGAGGCGGCGCGCACCGACGTCGCGGCCTCGGGGTTCGTGCAGCAGGTGCGCACCAGCGAGGGCGAGGCCCGCACGGCGACGGTCGAACTCGGCGAGCTCGAGCCGAGCCCGAAGGAGGTCGGCGCGTGA
- a CDS encoding response regulator, with protein MSYTLLLADDSVTVQRVIELTFADEGFKVVSFSDGDEVVGYLGAGNKPDVILADTTMPARDGYDVAAWVRGQASLSQVPVVLMTGAFEPIDDRRAEACQADAVLVKPFEPQQVVSLVKRMLGGERGESLGEFAPPRAGSAAPPAEGPAATLAPGVDTYASRLDQHLAARQGRAGLARVEFLADGPDAAAPVEARADADEPAAAPAPAAAPSSSLASAFSAILAEERGEGPAAVGPPAATAAGGGVITDAFIEEVASRVVARLTDKVLREEVTRRVLDVAERLISEEIARIKAGAR; from the coding sequence ATGAGCTACACGCTGTTGCTGGCCGATGACAGTGTCACGGTCCAGCGCGTGATCGAGCTGACCTTCGCCGACGAGGGGTTCAAGGTCGTCTCGTTCAGCGACGGCGACGAGGTGGTGGGCTACCTCGGCGCGGGCAACAAGCCGGACGTGATCCTGGCTGACACGACGATGCCGGCCCGCGACGGCTACGACGTGGCGGCCTGGGTGCGCGGCCAGGCGTCGCTGTCCCAGGTGCCCGTGGTGCTCATGACCGGCGCCTTCGAGCCGATCGACGACCGGCGTGCCGAGGCCTGCCAGGCCGACGCCGTGCTCGTGAAGCCGTTCGAGCCGCAGCAGGTCGTGTCGCTGGTCAAGCGGATGCTCGGCGGGGAGCGGGGCGAGTCGCTCGGCGAGTTCGCGCCGCCGCGCGCCGGCAGCGCCGCCCCGCCGGCCGAAGGTCCGGCCGCCACGCTGGCTCCCGGGGTCGACACCTACGCGTCGCGCCTGGATCAGCACCTGGCGGCCCGCCAGGGACGAGCCGGGCTGGCTCGCGTCGAGTTCCTGGCCGACGGCCCCGACGCGGCCGCGCCCGTCGAGGCTCGGGCAGACGCCGACGAGCCCGCTGCTGCACCCGCCCCCGCGGCGGCGCCCTCGTCGTCGCTTGCGAGCGCGTTCTCCGCCATCCTCGCCGAGGAGCGCGGGGAAGGCCCGGCGGCGGTCGGCCCGCCGGCGGCCACGGCGGCCGGTGGCGGGGTTATCACCGACGCCTTCATCGAGGAGGTGGCCAGCCGGGTGGTCGCGCGCCTGACCGACAAGGTGCTGCGCGAGGAGGTCACCCGCCGCGTGCTCGACGTCGCCGAACGGCTGATCTCCGAGGAAATCGCCAGGATCAAGGCCGGCGCGCGCTGA
- a CDS encoding c-type cytochrome — protein MRLVLKIVGVLAVCLVVIAAGGYSYLLLAYPKVGDAPVLKAEASPERIARGKYLADHVAVCTDCHSQRDWSRYAGPIKPDTYGAGGEVWDETVGFPGRLVARNITPANLASWSDGEIVRAFTEGVSRDGTPLFPLMPYTSYGKFMAREDALAIVAYLRTIPSRSQQIADRRLHFPLPLIVRTMPTPAATTTARPDPSDPVAYGRYLVNIAGCADCHTPTDARKAPLPDMRLAGGQEFPLPNGLIARSANLTSDATTGLGGWSEDQFIEKFKAYADGTPHVPVTTRDFNTPMPWQSYSGMTRDDLAAIFAYLKTVPAIRHQVEKVGRQAAATNE, from the coding sequence ATGCGTCTGGTCCTCAAAATCGTCGGTGTCCTGGCCGTCTGTCTCGTCGTGATTGCCGCCGGCGGCTACTCCTATCTCCTGCTCGCCTACCCCAAGGTCGGCGACGCGCCGGTCCTGAAGGCCGAGGCGTCTCCGGAGCGCATCGCCCGCGGCAAGTACCTGGCCGACCACGTCGCGGTGTGCACCGATTGCCACAGCCAGCGCGACTGGAGCCGTTACGCCGGGCCCATCAAGCCCGACACCTACGGCGCCGGTGGAGAGGTCTGGGACGAGACGGTGGGTTTCCCGGGCCGCCTCGTGGCGCGCAACATCACCCCAGCCAACCTCGCCTCGTGGAGCGACGGCGAGATCGTGAGGGCGTTCACCGAGGGCGTGTCGCGCGACGGCACCCCGCTGTTCCCGCTGATGCCCTACACCTCGTACGGCAAGTTCATGGCGCGCGAGGACGCGCTCGCCATCGTGGCGTACCTCCGCACCATCCCCTCGCGCTCGCAGCAGATCGCCGACCGCCGCCTGCACTTCCCGCTGCCGCTGATCGTGCGGACGATGCCGACGCCGGCCGCCACCACGACCGCACGGCCCGATCCGTCGGACCCCGTCGCCTACGGCCGCTACCTGGTGAACATCGCCGGCTGCGCCGACTGCCACACGCCGACCGACGCACGCAAGGCGCCCCTGCCGGACATGCGGCTGGCCGGCGGCCAGGAGTTCCCGCTGCCCAACGGGCTGATCGCGCGATCGGCCAACCTCACGTCCGACGCGACGACGGGCCTCGGCGGCTGGAGCGAGGATCAGTTCATCGAGAAGTTCAAGGCGTACGCCGATGGCACGCCGCACGTGCCGGTGACGACCCGGGACTTCAACACGCCGATGCCGTGGCAGTCGTACTCGGGGATGACCCGCGACGATCTCGCGGCGATCTTCGCGTACCTCAAGACGGTGCCGGCGATCCGCCACCAGGTGGAGAAGGTCGGCCGGCAGGCGGCGGCGACGAACGAGTAA
- a CDS encoding cobalamin B12-binding domain-containing protein translates to MTDRPIRVVIAKPGLDGHDRGAKVIARALRDAGMEVIYTGLRQSPEQIVSAALQEDADVIGLSILSGAHMHVCTRLMSLLKAEGLDDVLVLVGGIIPDQDVPRLREIGIGGVFLPGTSMQAIVDVIRKSKERRVEA, encoded by the coding sequence ATGACTGACCGTCCCATCCGAGTGGTGATCGCCAAGCCGGGCCTCGACGGTCACGACCGTGGCGCGAAGGTGATCGCGCGCGCGCTGCGTGACGCCGGCATGGAGGTCATCTACACCGGGCTGCGCCAGTCGCCCGAGCAGATCGTCTCGGCAGCCCTGCAGGAGGATGCCGACGTCATTGGCCTGTCGATCCTCTCGGGCGCTCACATGCACGTGTGCACGCGGCTGATGTCGCTCCTGAAGGCCGAGGGCCTCGACGACGTGCTGGTGCTGGTCGGCGGGATCATCCCGGACCAGGACGTCCCGCGCCTGCGCGAGATCGGCATCGGGGGCGTCTTCCTGCCCGGCACCTCGATGCAGGCCATCGTCGACGTCATCAGGAAGAGCAAGGAAAGAAGAGTAGAAGCGTAG
- a CDS encoding methylmalonyl-CoA mutase, translating into MAAEPAREFTSVSGREVAPVYGPEDAAGRDHARDIGEPGAYPYTRGIHASGYRGKLWTMRQFAGFGTAADTNRRYKDLLAAGGTGLSVAFDLPTLMGRDPDHPLSLGEVGKCGVSVVTLADMEALFDGIDLGAVSTSMTINSPAPMLLAMYLVVAERQGVPWSRLNGTLQNDILKEFIAQKEYIYPPRPSMRLIVDTFRFCGEHVPRWNTISVSGYHIREAGATAAQELAFTLRDGIEYVQWGVAAGLDVDAFVPRMSFFFNAHNDFFEEIAKYRAARRIWARVMRERFGARHEKAWQLRFHTQTAGVSLTAQQPYNNVVRTAIQALAGVLGGTNSLHTNSLDEALALPTTEAATLALRTQQVIAYESGVANVVDPLGGSWYVEKLTDDIEAEALAYFDRIDAMGGMVAAIEAGFPQREIAESAYRFQQAVDTGRKVVVGVNAFVADHEPPLEILYIDDTVADTQLAALVRIKAQRDAGAVAASLEALRTAARGTGPIMEPLLDAVRAYATVGEMCDALREVWGEYTERTEF; encoded by the coding sequence GTGGCCGCGGAGCCGGCCCGCGAGTTCACCTCGGTGAGCGGCCGCGAGGTGGCGCCCGTCTATGGCCCTGAGGACGCGGCGGGTCGCGATCACGCGCGCGATATCGGTGAGCCCGGCGCTTACCCCTACACGCGCGGCATCCACGCCTCGGGCTATCGCGGCAAGCTGTGGACGATGCGCCAGTTCGCGGGCTTCGGCACGGCGGCCGACACGAACCGACGCTACAAGGACCTGCTCGCGGCCGGCGGCACCGGCCTGAGTGTCGCCTTCGACCTGCCGACGTTGATGGGCCGCGACCCGGACCATCCGCTGTCGCTCGGCGAGGTCGGCAAGTGCGGCGTGAGCGTCGTCACGCTCGCCGACATGGAGGCGTTGTTCGACGGCATCGACCTCGGTGCGGTGAGCACCTCGATGACCATCAACTCGCCGGCCCCGATGCTGCTGGCGATGTACCTGGTCGTCGCCGAGCGGCAGGGCGTGCCCTGGTCGCGCCTCAACGGCACCCTCCAGAACGACATCCTCAAGGAGTTCATCGCCCAGAAGGAGTACATCTATCCGCCGCGCCCCTCGATGCGGCTGATCGTCGACACCTTCCGCTTCTGCGGCGAGCACGTGCCGCGCTGGAACACGATCTCGGTGAGCGGGTACCACATCCGGGAGGCCGGCGCGACCGCGGCTCAGGAGCTCGCCTTCACGCTGCGCGACGGCATCGAGTACGTGCAGTGGGGCGTGGCGGCCGGCCTCGACGTCGATGCCTTCGTGCCGCGGATGTCGTTCTTCTTCAACGCCCACAACGACTTCTTCGAGGAGATCGCCAAGTACCGGGCGGCGCGGCGGATCTGGGCGCGCGTCATGCGCGAGCGGTTCGGCGCGCGCCACGAGAAGGCCTGGCAACTGCGCTTCCACACCCAGACCGCCGGCGTGTCGCTGACCGCGCAGCAGCCGTACAACAACGTCGTCCGCACCGCCATCCAGGCGCTGGCCGGCGTGCTCGGCGGCACCAACTCGCTGCACACCAATTCGCTCGACGAGGCACTGGCGCTGCCCACCACGGAAGCGGCGACGCTCGCGCTGCGGACGCAGCAGGTGATCGCGTACGAGAGCGGCGTGGCCAACGTGGTCGACCCGCTGGGCGGTTCGTGGTACGTGGAGAAGCTGACCGACGACATCGAGGCCGAGGCGCTCGCCTACTTCGACCGCATCGACGCCATGGGCGGCATGGTGGCGGCCATCGAGGCGGGCTTCCCGCAGCGGGAGATCGCCGAGAGCGCCTACCGGTTCCAGCAGGCCGTCGACACCGGACGCAAGGTCGTCGTCGGGGTCAACGCCTTCGTCGCGGACCACGAGCCGCCGCTCGAGATCCTCTACATCGACGACACGGTGGCCGACACGCAACTGGCGGCGCTGGTGCGCATCAAGGCGCAGCGCGATGCCGGCGCGGTGGCGGCCTCACTCGAGGCGCTTCGCACGGCCGCGCGGGGCACCGGCCCGATCATGGAACCGCTCCTCGACGCGGTGCGCGCCTACGCGACGGTGGGCGAGATGTGCGACGCGCTGCGTGAGGTGTGGGGGGAGTACACCGAGCGCACCGAATTCTGA
- a CDS encoding VWA domain-containing protein, whose product MIRTLARRVRSLDASRARVAIVSGLLSASLAGVAAQQSSAPPAQGRPAGASGGQSRAGTPPATQAPAGQPPAPGTDPQDPNASQPTFRTGINFVRVDAIVTDKQGRPVADLSRDDFEVLEDGQAQAIETFKLVRVDGNPPPGEAEPREINSIYAEESEARRDDVRLFVIFFDDYHVRLGASLAVKEPLVKFIETQVGPLDMIAMMYPLDPLRAVSFTRNKKAVIQQILSWQGRKYQYIPPRNIFEEQYANYPTQVVEKIRNQVSLSALRGLMTRLGGMREGRKTVIVVSEGYTDFVPPQLRGNNAQSGIVGRGTSALTGDASVDPLAAMAVDRDRFFGDMDIRMLMRDVTTDANRNNVSLYMLDPRGLAGFEFDINEGVGLTMDAASLRQTQESLRVMADETDGRAIVNRNDLGGGLAQMLRDASAYYLLGYSSSAAPTDGRFHQIKVRVKRPGIEVRARRGYWALRPDEAATAMAAPKAGPPPDVQGALSEIDKVARARSVRTWVGYAPDPSGKTKVLFSWEPVTGAPGQAAPGGEPVSQVTVMAVNEKDGPVYRGKVPAAPTTAVPSPGGGQASFLIAPGAAQVKVQMEGGSGSVLGSDMLDLAVPDFSKEPIVVGTPALFRARTARDLQALAGAATAQPTAARAFSRTEKLLLRVHVSGGAPAIRLMSRTGDGMSALVVRPAPAGSPFTHEAEIPLASLPAGDFLIEVKAGNGDDAPRKLTGVKVTG is encoded by the coding sequence ATGATCAGGACCCTTGCCCGCCGGGTGCGTTCGCTGGACGCATCCCGAGCCCGCGTCGCCATCGTCAGCGGCCTGCTCTCGGCCTCGCTCGCCGGTGTCGCCGCGCAACAGTCCTCTGCGCCACCCGCGCAGGGGCGCCCTGCGGGGGCGTCGGGCGGGCAGTCGCGGGCTGGCACCCCTCCCGCCACGCAGGCCCCCGCCGGCCAGCCACCGGCACCGGGCACCGACCCGCAGGACCCGAACGCCTCGCAGCCGACCTTCCGCACGGGCATCAACTTCGTCCGCGTCGACGCCATCGTCACCGACAAGCAGGGGCGGCCGGTCGCCGACCTGTCGCGCGACGACTTCGAGGTGCTCGAGGACGGCCAGGCGCAGGCCATCGAGACGTTCAAGCTGGTGCGCGTCGACGGCAACCCGCCGCCGGGTGAGGCCGAGCCGCGCGAGATCAACTCGATCTATGCCGAGGAGTCGGAGGCGCGTCGCGACGACGTGCGGCTGTTCGTCATCTTCTTCGACGACTACCACGTGCGCCTCGGGGCGAGCCTCGCGGTGAAGGAGCCGCTGGTCAAGTTCATCGAGACGCAGGTCGGGCCGCTCGACATGATCGCGATGATGTACCCGCTCGATCCGCTGCGCGCGGTCAGTTTCACGCGCAACAAGAAGGCGGTCATCCAGCAGATCCTGAGCTGGCAGGGGCGCAAGTACCAGTACATCCCGCCACGCAACATCTTCGAGGAGCAGTACGCCAACTACCCCACGCAGGTGGTCGAGAAGATCCGCAACCAGGTGAGCCTGTCGGCGTTGCGCGGCCTGATGACGCGCCTCGGCGGCATGCGCGAGGGCCGCAAGACGGTGATCGTGGTGAGCGAGGGCTACACCGACTTCGTGCCGCCGCAACTGCGTGGCAACAACGCGCAGAGCGGCATCGTCGGGCGTGGCACCTCGGCGTTGACCGGCGACGCGTCGGTGGACCCGCTGGCCGCGATGGCCGTCGACCGCGACCGGTTCTTCGGCGACATGGACATCCGCATGCTGATGCGCGACGTCACCACCGACGCCAACCGCAACAACGTGTCGCTCTACATGCTCGACCCCCGCGGCCTGGCCGGGTTCGAGTTCGACATCAACGAAGGCGTCGGCCTCACCATGGACGCCGCCTCGCTGCGCCAGACGCAGGAGTCGCTCCGCGTCATGGCCGACGAGACCGACGGCCGCGCGATCGTCAACCGCAACGACCTCGGTGGCGGGCTCGCGCAGATGCTACGCGACGCCAGCGCCTACTACCTGCTCGGGTACTCCTCGTCGGCGGCGCCGACCGACGGGCGCTTCCACCAGATCAAGGTGCGCGTCAAGCGGCCGGGCATCGAGGTCCGCGCCCGACGCGGCTACTGGGCGCTCAGGCCCGACGAGGCGGCGACGGCGATGGCCGCGCCCAAGGCCGGGCCGCCGCCCGACGTGCAGGGCGCGCTGTCGGAGATCGACAAGGTGGCGCGGGCGCGCAGCGTGCGCACCTGGGTCGGCTACGCGCCCGACCCGAGCGGCAAGACGAAGGTGCTCTTCTCGTGGGAGCCGGTCACCGGCGCGCCCGGCCAGGCCGCGCCAGGCGGGGAGCCGGTGTCGCAGGTGACCGTCATGGCCGTCAACGAGAAGGACGGCCCCGTGTACCGGGGCAAGGTGCCTGCCGCCCCGACGACGGCGGTGCCGTCGCCGGGTGGGGGCCAGGCCTCGTTCCTCATCGCCCCGGGCGCGGCGCAGGTGAAGGTGCAGATGGAGGGCGGGTCGGGCAGCGTCCTCGGATCGGACATGCTCGACCTGGCCGTGCCCGACTTCAGCAAGGAGCCGATCGTGGTCGGCACGCCCGCGCTGTTCCGGGCCCGTACGGCGCGCGACCTGCAGGCGCTGGCCGGCGCCGCGACTGCGCAGCCGACCGCGGCGCGCGCCTTCAGCCGCACCGAGAAGCTGCTGCTGCGCGTGCACGTCTCGGGCGGCGCCCCGGCGATCCGGCTGATGAGCCGCACCGGCGACGGCATGAGCGCGCTCGTCGTCCGGCCGGCCCCGGCCGGCAGTCCGTTCACGCACGAGGCCGAGATCCCGCTGGCCAGCCTGCCGGCCGGCGACTTCCTCATCGAGGTCAAGGCCGGCAACGGCGACGACGCGCCGCGCAAGCTGACCGGCGTGAAGGTGACCGGGTGA